One genomic region from Aliarcobacter cryaerophilus ATCC 43158 encodes:
- a CDS encoding UDP-2,3-diacylglucosamine diphosphatase: MSFILKDEAIFIADSHYNKKNQEFKIILEKIKNSEIFCSQIFLMGDNFDFLSYEIKYFKYRNKNIIELLNTLSNSFEIFYLEGNHDYNLSKIFPNIKVIKREKQPLLLEYEDKKIALSHGDNFINWHYNLYCKIIRNSYFLYFLNLLDINFFISKKIEKALENKKICHNLTYFEELVNKRVKNYSEDIVIEGHYHQAKSYKIGKQEYINIPSLCCQKSFTRFKNKTFLNENL; encoded by the coding sequence TTGAGTTTTATTTTAAAAGATGAGGCTATTTTTATAGCCGATTCTCACTACAATAAGAAAAATCAAGAGTTTAAAATTATCTTAGAGAAAATAAAAAATAGTGAAATATTTTGTAGTCAAATTTTTTTAATGGGTGATAATTTTGACTTTTTATCTTATGAAATAAAATATTTTAAATATAGAAATAAGAATATTATAGAACTTTTAAATACTCTTTCAAATAGTTTTGAGATTTTCTATTTAGAAGGAAATCATGACTACAACCTTTCAAAAATATTTCCAAATATTAAAGTTATAAAAAGAGAAAAACAACCTTTACTTTTGGAATATGAAGATAAAAAAATAGCTTTATCTCATGGTGATAATTTTATAAATTGGCACTATAATCTATATTGTAAGATTATAAGAAATAGCTATTTTCTTTATTTTCTAAATCTTTTAGATATAAATTTTTTTATAAGTAAAAAAATAGAAAAAGCTTTAGAGAATAAAAAAATTTGTCACAATTTAACTTACTTTGAAGAACTTGTAAATAAAAGAGTTAAGAATTATAGTGAAGATATTGTTATTGAAGGGCACTATCATCAGGCAAAATCTTATAAAATAGGAAAGCAAGAATATATAAATATTCCATCTTTGTGTTGTCAAAAAAGTTTTACAAGATTTAAAAATAAAACTTTTTTAAATGAAAATTTATAG